The nucleotide window TAACACAAGCAAAGCCATTCGCTAAAACTCTCCTCGCCCGTCATTCCCTGCAGTGAGGAACGAACGTGATAGGGAATCTGCTTATTGAGAACGTAAGCGCTAGCCACATCCCAACTCCAACCTTATACTCAAGTAAAACAATTAATTGGAAAGATCATGAGCTTTGAACTTCACCCACAGTTAGCAAAAGACACCACGCTTATCGGCGAATTTCCACTAAGCTTGGCACTGCTAAGCAAAGACAGTGCTGTGCCTTGGGTTATCTTGGTACCAAAACGTGCCAACCTAAAAGAGTTGCACCATCTGCCAATGAAAGAACAACAGCAGTTCTTGCTTGAGTCTCAAGCGGTAAGCCAAGCATTAGAAGCGACGTTCCAACCAGACAAGTTAAACCTAGGCGCGCTGGGTAACATGGTGCCACAACTGCACATTCACCATATTGCACGTTTCAAAGACGACATCGCGTGGCCAGGTCCAGTATGGGGCAACACCAAAGGCGAACAGCGCAGTGAAGAAGAACAAGCCGCAATCCATACTCGCATTCAAAACGTTTTATCGCTGAGCTCTATCTTTAAGAAAGCGTAATTCGAGTTCATCTCACTACGCATTAAAGCAAGGCTTTTCAGAATAGACACATGACAAAAAGCCGCTCATCTAAAATAGGTGAGCGGCTTTTTATTGTCTAATCTCGTCGTTTTCAACGAGAGTATGAAGCTCTGAACTACATCATCACATTCAGTGACAGACCATCTTGTTTGCTGATGGTGTAACGAATACGTGTTGTATGGCCATGCTTGTTGGTGTCGACCAAGCGAGATACCTTACCTTTCTTGACCCACACACTCAGCATCGCATCGACACCGTCTTCGCTCATTCCAAACTTAGACGCAAGTTCACTACGAGCAGCAACGCCCTCGTTATCAATGTATTGATGAAGTTCAGTTAAAATCATACTACTTGCACCTCTAGCGCTTTTTGCTTACTGCCAATTTTCTTGAAGACGCGATACGTCACCACAAAGCCACCAGCAATTGCCACCATCCACACAGCACTACTTACTGGGTGTACAGCGAAGTTTGCTGCTTGGTAGTAGAAGGTTGCACCGAAGTAACCAAGAGCCATTGTCCATACCGCTATGAAGCGGGCGAACGTCTGACCAAACTCACGAACATAAGCGCCCATCGCAGCAACACAAGGTGTGTAAAGCAGGATAAGAATCAAGTAAGCAAACGCAGCGTGGCCTGATACAAACTTGTCTTTCAAGTTACCAAAGATCGAAGTATCAACCTCTTGATCTGCAGCCACAGAGCTTGAGTCAGACAAGTCGCCCACTTCAATGCCTAATGGATCTGAATAGCTCAAACCAGCTAGGTTTTCAGGGATAGTCATGACGGCTTCTTGCAAGCTTGCTGCTAAATCGAATTCAGCCGCTTCTTCATCTGATGGCGTGGTGTACAAGCTGTTTAATGTACCAACAACGGCTTCTTTCGCAAAAATACCCGTAATAATACCAACCGTTGCAGGCCAGTTCTCTTCAGTAATACCAATAGGTTGGAACACTGGAGTCACAACTTGAGCCGCTTTAGATAGCACTGAGCTTTCGCTGTCTTCGTTACCAAAACTGCCGTCCATACCTAATGAGTTCAGGAAGCTAAGAATAGCCACAACCATAACGATGGTTTTACCTGCGCCAAGCACAAAACGTTTCAGCTTCTGCCAAGTTTTCAACATCACATTTTGCACGGTCGGCAACTCGTAATCCGGCATTTCCATAACCAAGCTATCACTGCTACCAGGATAGATAGTATTTTTAAGGAATAAGCCCGTAAATACAGAAGCAACAATACCCATGATGTACAGAGCGAATACTACATTTTGTCCGGCACCAGGGAAAAACGCAGCTGCGAATAGTGCGTATACCGGCAAACGCGCACCACATGACATAAACGGTGCCATTGATGCTGCCAGTTTACGTTCACGCTCTTGGTCAAGAGTACGAGTTGCCATGATTGAAGGTACGTTACAACCAAAACCAAGTACTAACGGAACAAACGCTTTGCCCGGTAAGCCAATCTTCTGCATCACTTTATCAAGTACAAATGCAGCACGAGCCATGTAACCCGAGCTTTCTAATACCGCTAAGAACAAGTAAAGCGCGGCAATAACCGGAATAAAGGTCGCAACCGTTTGAATACCACCGCCGATGCCATCGGCAAGAATGGTGACTAGCCAAACCGGTAAATGGCCATCTAATAAGTGGTGTCCACCATCAACTAATATTGCGCCAACACCAATATCAAAGAAGTCGATAAACGCACTACCGATATTGATAGAGAACATGAACATTAGGTACATGATGACGAAGAAGAAAGGAATACCGACCCATTTATTCAAAATGAATTGGTCTGCTTTCTCAGTAAAGTTACGGCTTAGTTTCCCTTCACTGCGACGAACACGTTTACAAAGGTCATGTAAGAAAGTGTATTTAGCGTCAGCAACAGCAAGGTCAATATCGAAATCGGCTCCTAGGCGCACACTGTCAATTTGAGTGCGAGTTTGAGGAGCCAATCCGTTCAAGACTAAGTAATCATTTTCTAAAGCTCGAATAGCCAGAGCTCGGTGAGATACATCAGCATCATCAAATTGTGACTCAACAGAAGGGATAAGAGCTTCTAACGCGGCATCGTAATCAATAGAGATAGGATCAATACTCACACCTTGAACAAGGAGTTTATGTAGACGCTCTTTAAAACGTGCAACTTGGCCTTTGTCGTTTGCAGACAAGCTTAAAACTGGACAGCCAAGCTCTTTCTCTAGCGCTTTAAGGTTAATCACCTGACGCTCACGCTTTAATACATCCATCTTGTTCAATACAACGATCATTGGGCGACCCAACTCTCGTAATTGTAATGTCATGTATAAGCTTCGTTCTAGACAGCTTGCATCTACAACATTGATGATCACATCTGCAGGGTGAGTTAGCACAGCACGAGACGC belongs to Vibrio splendidus and includes:
- the feoB gene encoding Fe(2+) transporter permease subunit FeoB, encoding MDYQVLTVGNPNSGKTTLFNALTGAKQHVGNWVGVTVEKKTGLYSHAGDQFQLTDLPGIYALDSGNDANSIDESIASRAVLTHPADVIINVVDASCLERSLYMTLQLRELGRPMIVVLNKMDVLKRERQVINLKALEKELGCPVLSLSANDKGQVARFKERLHKLLVQGVSIDPISIDYDAALEALIPSVESQFDDADVSHRALAIRALENDYLVLNGLAPQTRTQIDSVRLGADFDIDLAVADAKYTFLHDLCKRVRRSEGKLSRNFTEKADQFILNKWVGIPFFFVIMYLMFMFSINIGSAFIDFFDIGVGAILVDGGHHLLDGHLPVWLVTILADGIGGGIQTVATFIPVIAALYLFLAVLESSGYMARAAFVLDKVMQKIGLPGKAFVPLVLGFGCNVPSIMATRTLDQERERKLAASMAPFMSCGARLPVYALFAAAFFPGAGQNVVFALYIMGIVASVFTGLFLKNTIYPGSSDSLVMEMPDYELPTVQNVMLKTWQKLKRFVLGAGKTIVMVVAILSFLNSLGMDGSFGNEDSESSVLSKAAQVVTPVFQPIGITEENWPATVGIITGIFAKEAVVGTLNSLYTTPSDEEAAEFDLAASLQEAVMTIPENLAGLSYSDPLGIEVGDLSDSSSVAADQEVDTSIFGNLKDKFVSGHAAFAYLILILLYTPCVAAMGAYVREFGQTFARFIAVWTMALGYFGATFYYQAANFAVHPVSSAVWMVAIAGGFVVTYRVFKKIGSKQKALEVQVV
- a CDS encoding HIT family protein, yielding MSFELHPQLAKDTTLIGEFPLSLALLSKDSAVPWVILVPKRANLKELHHLPMKEQQQFLLESQAVSQALEATFQPDKLNLGALGNMVPQLHIHHIARFKDDIAWPGPVWGNTKGEQRSEEEQAAIHTRIQNVLSLSSIFKKA
- a CDS encoding FeoC-like transcriptional regulator produces the protein MILTELHQYIDNEGVAARSELASKFGMSEDGVDAMLSVWVKKGKVSRLVDTNKHGHTTRIRYTISKQDGLSLNVMM